From a region of the Arvicanthis niloticus isolate mArvNil1 chromosome 6, mArvNil1.pat.X, whole genome shotgun sequence genome:
- the Fkbp10 gene encoding peptidyl-prolyl cis-trans isomerase FKBP10 — MFLVGSPSHTLHRLHILPLLLLLQTLERGLGRASPAGAPLEDVVIERYHIPRVCPREVQMGDFVRYHYNGTFEDGKKFDSSYDRSTLVAIVVGVGRLITGMDRGLMGMCVNERRRLIVPPHLGYGSIGLAGLIPPDATLYFDVVLLDVWNKADTVQMTILLRPPHCPRMVQNSDFVRYHYNGTLLDGTAFDSSYSRGGTYDTYIGSGWLIKGMDQGLLGMCPGEKRKIIIPPFLAYGEKGYGTVIPPQASLVFYVLLLDVHNPKDTVQLETLELPQGCVRRAVAGDFMRYHYNGTLMDGTLFDSSYSRNHTYNTYIGQGYIIPGMDQGLQGACIGERRRITMPPHLAYGENGTGDKIPGSAVLIFDVHVIDFHNPADPVEIKTLSRPPESCNETSKTGDFIRYHYNCSLLDGTRLFSSHDYEAPQEITLGANKVIEGLDRGLQGMCVGERRQLIVPPHLAHGESGARGVPGSAVLLFEVELVSREDGLPTGYLFVWYQDPPASLFEDMDLNKDGEVPPEEFSSFIKAQVNEGKGRLMPGQDPDKTISDMFRNQDRNQDGKITAEELKLKSDEDQERVHEEL; from the exons ATGTTCCTTGTAGGGTCTCCCAGCCACACCCTCCACCGGCTCCACATATTGCCGTTGCTGCTGCTTCTACAGACCTTGGAGAGAGGGTTGGGTCGTGCCAGCCCGGCCGGAGCCCCCTTGGAGGATGTAGTCATCGAGAGATACCACATCCCCAGGGTCTGCCCCCGAGAAGTGCAGATGGGAGATTTTGTGCGTTACCACTACAATGGCACTTTCGAAGACGGGAAAAAGTTTGATTCCAG CTATGACCGGAGCACCCTGGTGGCCATCGTTGTGGGCGTAGGCCGCCTCATCACTGGCATGGACCGAGGTCTCATGGGCATGTGTGTCAACGAGCGCCGCCGCCTCATTGTGCCTCCCCATCTAGGCTACGGCAGCATCGGTTTGG CGGGCCTCATCCCCCCTGATGCCACCCTCTATTTTGACGTGGTCCTGCTGGACGTGTGGAACAAGGCAGACACGGTGCAGATGACCATCCTCCtgcgccctccccactgtccccgaATGGTACAGAACAGCGACTTTGTGCGCTATCACTACAACGGCACTCTGCTGGATGGCACTGCCTTTGACAGCAG CTACAGCAGGGGAGGTACTTATGATACCTACATCGGCTCTGGTTGGCTGATCAAAGGCATGGACCAGGGGCTGCTGGGCATGTGCCCTGGAGAGAAACGGAAGATCATCATCCCTCCCTTCCTGGCTTATGGGGAGAAAGGCTATG GGACTGTGATACCCCCGCAGGCCTCCTTGGTCTTCTATGTCCTGCTGCTGGATGTCCACAATCCGAAGGACACGGTCCAGCTGGAGACGCTGGAGCTGCCCCAGGGCTGTGTCCGGCGAGCTGTGGCAGGGGACTTCATGCGTTACCACTACAATGGCACTTTGATGGATGGCACCCTCTTTgattccag CTACTCCCGCAACCACACCTACAATACCTATATCGGGCAGGGTTACATCATCCCTGGGATGGACCAGGGGCTCCAAGGCGCATGCATAGGGGAGCGAAGGAGAATTACTATGCCCCCTCACCTCGCCTATGGGGAGAATGGGACAG GAGACAAGATTCCTGGCTCAGCTGTTCTCATCTTTGATGTGCACGTCATTGACTTCCACAACCCTGCGGACCCTGTGGAAATCAAGACACTGTCCCGGCCTCCTGAGAGCTGCAATGAGACATCCAAGACAGGGGACTTCATTCGTTACCACTACAACTGTTCTCTGCTGGACGGCACCAGGCTCTTCTCGTC CCACGACTATGAGGCTCCTCAAGAGATCACCCTTGGAGCCAACAAAGTGATTGAAGGTCTGGACAGGGGCCTGCAGGGCATGTGTGTAGGAGAGAGGCGGCAGCTCATTGTGCCCCCACACCTGGCCCATGGGGAGAGCGGAg CCCGGGGTGTCCCTGGCAGTGCCGTGCTGCTATTTGAGGTGGAGCTGGTATCCCGAGAGGATGGCTTGCCCACAGGCTACCTGTTTGTGTGGTATCAGGATCCTCCTGCTAGCCTTTTTGAAGACATGGATCTTAATAAAGATGGAGAAGTACCCCCAGAAGAG ttctCCTCCTTCATTAAGGCTCAAGTGAATGAAGGCAAAGGACGCCTCATGCCTGGGCAAGACCCAGACAAAACCATAAGTGACATGTTTCGGAACCAGGACCGAAACCAGGACGGCAAGATCACAGCTGAGGAACTCAAGCTGAAGTCAGATGAGGACCAAGAGCGGGTCCATGAGGAACTCTGA